The DNA window tcatacaatcatcatttatcctaatttcttttcaataataTTTATGTTCGACACTCCAAAAATTAAGATTTAAACAAAGAGAGAGAAGGGCTGAACAAGATGCTAAGAAATCACCATTGAAAAACTGACTATatatttagagaaaaaaaattataaaattaaatgaaggCTAATAATAAGATTCATGCTCACCCTGATCCCTTTTGTTCCCTTTTTTCAGAGAGCAAAATATGGAATCAAAGTTCATACAGATTGCTTTATATGCAAGGTATTGTAACACAAAGTAAAAACAGGAAGGGAAAACAAAAGGAGTCAATTTTGGCCATCTATCTACTCAATAAGCTTAAAAAACTCACCTAGTCCTGGAACTGCCAAGGGTGAGTTCTAGGTCATCCGATCCGCAATCTTCATGAATCCTCTCTCCTTCCCACGGTTTCACGAGTCCTGTTGCATTGCTTCCAAATGCGAACTCGTCTGATATAACTTCAGACATTGGAACATCAGCCGTATGATCTGATCCTGCAGCTATTGCAGGAGAGCATGTTCCGCTTTGCCCTGGAGTCCACATACGGGATCCTCCACCAGCTAAAACTTCCTCTTTGAATCCAAAGGGATTTGAGGAGACAAGGCTGAATGTGGGAGAAGTTGGCCCACTGAGAGGGATACGGAGCCCAGCAAACCACTCTGGGTCAGGAACGATCTGACGACCAGGGCTAGGTGGAGTTGAAGAGGGCAGGAAAGAGTGTTGTTGTGCACTCCAACCTGGACGGGCAGTCAGGTCCTCCCAATCAGTATTGGTTCGTGGAGTTCGCGCAGTTGGTGAGCTCAATGGAGGGGTGACAGGAGCACTGATGGAACCACTATGAATGTAGATATGAGGAAGCTTTGAAGACATCGGTGATGAGGAAGCAGATGAGAGATTTTTGAGCCATGGGATAAGAGAACTCCCATCACCGTTGGAATTAACCACATACGAAGAGGAAGCTGAACTTGGAAAGGAAGATGACATGGGGCTTGGGTGGTAAGATGAACTGGGGCTCGCTGTTGCTGATCCACCTACTATATCCATGCGCTCCAAAGGCTTACAACCCTGTGGAAATTAGATAGTTATCAGTGCCATAAAATGCAGATGCAACAGATCAAACACAATTACTGCAAGCCTAGTATGCTCAATTATGGaaataagtaatttaaataaatagcaGCTCCAATAACTCATTCCAGCAATTGATAAGGAACACAATTTCTGTTCTGATGAATGTCATTTATTCCAACAAACTAGGCCATCGTTATTCACCCCCTTCAATTTTTCTTTATGATCTCAATAATCTGACATCTTAAATCATTTCAATAATGGATATCTTTAGTTGAATTCAGCTTAATACAGCATCATATAACACATTGTTATTCCATCTCTTCACTTATCAGACTCACAATATCTCCCCCAAAACCACCATGATAATGACCTAAATTTCTCACTTTAAACTGCAGTCCCAAAAATCACCCCCCTGATTCAAACTTCATTAGTAGGCCACACTTGTTAACTATATATATAGCCTTTGCTTAGTTGAGTACTCAAGCTAGAAACATTAAAACAAGCTAAAACCTAAAAAGTGGTAATAAATTGGCTAAGAGGTAGCAATAAATACCTATGTTACTTGGATTTAAGGGTGCATGTGAGATACATATATGTGCCCTATCtgcatatattcaaaattttttcctgaatatttcatatatttagagGATTATACTCGTGTTTCTATTTCTGAATATCCATAGAACATAGGTTTTAAACACAATTATTCAGGAAAAATAATGAGTTCaagtaatataaataaatataatcaatCAACCAAAACAGGAAAAAGGTGGCTGGACCACCTTGCCAGCTAAATCACGTGTAAAAGTGTAGCAAAGCACGTGAGTGCCTATATATCTTTTCCCTTTCCCTCTGGTCATAATGTGGTTCAAGTCAAGATCTGATCTCAAAGAAAATTAGATAATTCATAGTAAAAAGATAGCAACTAATTTCAACCAGAAACACACTGTAAACTTTATCATAAAAAACAACCTAAAATCTTCCTACTGTTGCTACAGATCCACTAAATTGACCCATAAAACCATTAATGGATGTAATATGTTAGCAGTCCAGTCAATTTTGTTATCTTGAATCATAAATGAACAACCAAAAAAAGGTGAAAATGACCTTTCTAGTGACTCAAAGTTACCCCTACAACTCTAATAATTGAACTCTAGTCCtcgaaaatgaaaagaaataccaaaaagaaaaagaaaaaaaaaacatcatgaATGACTAAAGATTAAAGTTGTCGCTAAAGTGGGAAGCTATGCAAAATCTTGAAAATGGACATGGTTACCTAGCAATTGAAAAAAATCAGACCTCATTATAAAAATTCAGATGATGCCAAAGCTTCCACATAAATCATCATTTTGAAAAGGCAGTTGGGTCTTTTTCTAAAGATCTATGCCTATTCGCACTAGTGTTCGATTAACACGAATGTTATCCGAGCTTAAAAGGAATACCAAATACGGGTATATGAAATGCccaaacaattatttttttaaaaaaataatcatataacacaaattaacatatcttcaACTAAACAGGAAAATTACACCAACATTCAACAAATCTTCAGTTTAAATTCCAAAGATGTGTGATTCTTAATCTAATTTTGCAGACACTAAAAAAGGAATCTTTCTTTGGTGCTTCACGGTTAACGCGTTGGATAAAGTGAGGAGCAAAAAcaacatgataataataattaaaaagaggGCTGACCAGATCAAACGTACGATTGATGAAGACTAAATGACACATGATCAGATGGTTCAGATCTAACGTACAACAACACATACTCTATTACCTCAGAGAATAAGGGTAAAACCAATTAAAAGCAGTGAAAGGAATCTAAAACACGAACTGACGCTGCTAACGTGCGCCGGTACGAGCTGTGCATGTTAGCACGAGATCTTGTTGTTGGTCGGATTTCAAAATTCGCTCGCCGGAATTGGCGTATACTAGCTCAACGGGGACACTTCCGAAGACTAACATGCACCGCAAAAGGCGGCACAATTTAGAAAACAGACCACGATTTTGTTGGTTGTGACGATTATTTAGTATAATAACTACACTTGCAATAATTAAGATCTTCATCCTGCTAAATATACCGGAGAAAATCAATTTTCCAGTTGCTTCggatctttaaaaaaaaaaaattgaacatgaAATGAAAGCAACTCTAAATGCATGACTTAAGTGAACTTTCTTTATCCAACAAAGAATTAACACTTCCATCTccatcattttcattattttttactCAGAATCaacgaaaagaaaaaagaaaagaaaaaggttaaggTGAGGATAGTAATTACCTTACGATAAGTAGTGCCATCGGGTTCAACAGTCCAACCAGCCTCATTACAAAGAGCTTTGAGAACTTCATTGTTATCGCAGTGTTTTGGAAGCTTGTAGTTACCGTACATCCGAAGTCCAGCGAAGATCTTCGCAGCAATAGCTCTCCTCCGCCGTTCTCTCCGCTTGTTGTTCTCTCTCTCTTTCCATGTCGGCATCCTCGTCCCCGACGTCATTTCCAATCGAAGAAAAACAAACCAATACTAGATTTCTTgaatttatagaaaaattaattgtTTGGTTAAAAAGAATAGAATTTGAGTAAAGGCAATGaaaagcaaaatgaaagaaaatgggtAGGAA is part of the Gossypium hirsutum isolate 1008001.06 chromosome D11, Gossypium_hirsutum_v2.1, whole genome shotgun sequence genome and encodes:
- the LOC107935664 gene encoding BES1/BZR1 homolog protein 4 → MTSGTRMPTWKERENNKRRERRRRAIAAKIFAGLRMYGNYKLPKHCDNNEVLKALCNEAGWTVEPDGTTYRKGCKPLERMDIVGGSATASPSSSYHPSPMSSSFPSSASSSYVVNSNGDGSSLIPWLKNLSSASSSPMSSKLPHIYIHSGSISAPVTPPLSSPTARTPRTNTDWEDLTARPGWSAQQHSFLPSSTPPSPGRQIVPDPEWFAGLRIPLSGPTSPTFSLVSSNPFGFKEEVLAGGGSRMWTPGQSGTCSPAIAAGSDHTADVPMSEVISDEFAFGSNATGLVKPWEGERIHEDCGSDDLELTLGSSRTR